One window from the genome of Haladaptatus paucihalophilus DX253 encodes:
- a CDS encoding 50S ribosomal protein L14 → MEALKADVTQGVEKGSLLNCADNTGARELKVISVSGYHGTKSRHPKAGIGDKITVSVTKGTPEMRRQVLEAVIVRQRKSIRRPDGTRVKFEDNAAVVIDDVEEPRGTEIKGPIAQEVAERFGSIASTATMIV, encoded by the coding sequence ATGGAAGCACTGAAGGCTGACGTGACCCAGGGCGTCGAGAAAGGCTCCCTGCTCAACTGTGCCGACAACACCGGCGCACGAGAACTGAAGGTCATCAGCGTTTCCGGCTACCACGGCACGAAGAGCCGCCACCCCAAGGCGGGTATCGGTGACAAGATCACCGTGTCCGTCACGAAGGGGACGCCGGAGATGCGCCGTCAGGTGCTCGAAGCTGTCATCGTTCGACAGCGCAAATCCATCCGTCGCCCCGACGGCACGCGTGTCAAATTCGAAGACAACGCGGCCGTCGTCATCGACGACGTGGAAGAGCCGCGAGGGACCGAAATCAAGGGTCCCATCGCGCAGGAAGTCGCAGAGCGGTTCGGAAGTATCGCAAGCACAGCTACGATGATAGTATGA
- the rplX gene encoding 50S ribosomal protein L24, whose protein sequence is MTRQPRKQRNQTERAPLHERHKQVKATLSDDLREEFDQRSVRVNAGDTVEVMRGDFAGEEGEVTSVDLKKAVVFVEDVTLEKADGEDVPRPLEASNVRVTDLDLSDDRREARLEGDSE, encoded by the coding sequence ATGACTCGACAACCACGCAAACAGCGAAACCAGACCGAACGCGCACCGCTCCACGAGCGGCACAAGCAGGTCAAAGCCACGTTGTCGGACGACCTCCGCGAGGAGTTCGACCAGCGCAGCGTCCGCGTCAACGCGGGCGACACGGTCGAAGTCATGCGCGGCGATTTCGCCGGTGAAGAAGGCGAAGTCACCTCCGTCGACCTGAAGAAGGCAGTCGTCTTCGTCGAGGACGTTACCCTCGAAAAGGCCGACGGTGAGGACGTCCCGCGACCGCTCGAAGCGAGCAACGTCCGCGTGACCGACCTCGACCTGTCCGATGACCGCCGTGAGGCGCGTCTGGAAGGTGATTCCGAATGA
- a CDS encoding uL15m family ribosomal protein, protein MTSKKRRQRGSRTHGGGTHKNRRGAGHRGGRGRAGRAKHEFHNYEPLGKHGFSRPEDAQETVLTVSVQKLDEDAALYAAEGVAEETDDGYQLDARDVVDDGWDVDAVKVLGDGQVRNSLDITADAFSASAVELIEEAGGDAVLSERAEEEEFGGSDDEDDAE, encoded by the coding sequence ATGACGAGCAAGAAACGACGACAGCGTGGCTCGCGGACGCACGGGGGCGGAACCCACAAGAACCGTCGCGGTGCCGGTCACCGCGGTGGTCGCGGACGCGCAGGTCGCGCCAAACACGAGTTCCACAACTACGAACCGCTCGGAAAGCACGGGTTCTCCCGACCCGAAGACGCACAGGAGACGGTGCTCACCGTGTCCGTGCAGAAACTCGACGAAGACGCCGCGCTCTACGCGGCCGAGGGAGTCGCCGAGGAGACCGACGACGGCTACCAGCTCGACGCACGCGATGTCGTCGACGACGGCTGGGACGTCGACGCCGTGAAGGTGCTCGGCGACGGGCAGGTTCGCAACAGCCTCGACATCACCGCGGACGCCTTCTCGGCGAGCGCGGTCGAACTCATCGAGGAAGCCGGTGGCGACGCCGTGCTGAGCGAGCGAGCCGAAGAAGAGGAATTCGGCGGCAGCGACGACGAAGACGACGCGGAATAA
- a CDS encoding 30S ribosomal protein S4e: MSNHQKRLSVPKSWPVERKTATFTVKAGAGPHGRDGVPLLIIMRDVLGYAASKKEARYALNQDAVLVNGQSVSDEQRPIGMFDILAFTEREEYYRVFPDEGGRLALTPIDEDAADGRLAKIEDKTNVPGGETQLNLHDGSNLRVESDSDYNTKDSIVLGNEDKDILAHFPYEEGCLVTAVRGQHAGEIGEVTDITVTPGSGSNTVAVEGDDTAFETVEEYLVVIDENFTGDDE; encoded by the coding sequence ATGAGCAACCATCAGAAACGACTCTCCGTTCCGAAATCCTGGCCGGTCGAGCGAAAGACCGCCACGTTCACCGTGAAGGCCGGTGCCGGTCCGCACGGTCGTGACGGCGTTCCGCTCCTCATCATCATGCGGGACGTACTGGGCTACGCGGCATCGAAGAAGGAAGCCCGCTACGCGCTCAACCAGGATGCCGTTCTCGTGAACGGACAATCAGTGAGTGACGAACAGCGACCCATCGGTATGTTCGACATCCTCGCGTTCACCGAACGCGAAGAGTACTACCGCGTCTTCCCCGACGAGGGCGGTCGCCTCGCGCTGACCCCCATCGACGAGGATGCGGCGGACGGCCGACTGGCGAAAATCGAGGACAAGACGAACGTCCCCGGTGGCGAAACGCAACTCAATCTCCACGACGGCAGCAACCTTCGTGTCGAGTCCGATTCGGACTACAACACGAAAGACTCCATCGTCCTCGGGAACGAGGACAAGGACATCCTCGCACACTTCCCGTACGAGGAAGGCTGTCTCGTCACCGCCGTTCGCGGGCAGCACGCCGGCGAAATCGGCGAAGTCACCGACATCACGGTGACGCCCGGCAGCGGTTCGAACACCGTCGCCGTCGAAGGCGACGACACCGCGTTCGAAACCGTCGAGGAGTACCTCGTCGTCATCGACGAGAACTTCACGGGTGATGACGAATGA
- a CDS encoding 50S ribosomal protein L19e — protein sequence MSDLSAQKRLAADVLDVGKNRVWFDPDAQGAIADAITREDIRELVDDGSIQSKDAKSNSRGRARERNEKRAYGHRTGPGTRKGKKGGRKDSKEEWTNQIRAQRRKLRELRAEGEITRTQYRALYDKAKGGEFRSVQYLLNYIENNY from the coding sequence ATGAGTGACCTGAGTGCACAGAAGCGACTCGCCGCAGACGTACTCGACGTCGGAAAGAACCGCGTTTGGTTCGACCCCGACGCGCAGGGTGCCATCGCGGACGCGATCACCCGCGAGGACATCCGCGAACTCGTCGACGACGGGTCGATTCAGTCGAAGGACGCAAAGAGCAACTCCCGCGGTCGTGCCCGTGAGCGCAACGAGAAGCGCGCCTACGGTCACCGAACCGGCCCCGGCACCCGCAAGGGGAAGAAGGGCGGCCGCAAGGACTCGAAAGAGGAGTGGACGAACCAAATTCGCGCACAGCGACGCAAACTACGCGAACTCCGTGCCGAGGGCGAAATCACGCGGACGCAGTACCGCGCCCTATACGATAAGGCCAAAGGCGGGGAGTTCCGTAGCGTGCAATACCTGCTGAACTACATAGAGAACAACTACTAA
- the rpmC gene encoding 50S ribosomal protein L29, translated as MAILHTSEIRDMTPAERESELEELETELLNAKAVKAAGGAPENPGRIKELRRTIARIKTIQQEEGDLE; from the coding sequence ATGGCTATTCTTCACACCTCGGAAATCCGCGATATGACGCCCGCAGAGCGCGAATCCGAACTCGAAGAACTCGAGACGGAACTGCTCAACGCGAAGGCCGTCAAAGCCGCGGGTGGTGCGCCGGAGAACCCCGGCCGCATCAAGGAACTCCGTCGAACAATCGCTCGAATCAAGACGATTCAGCAAGAAGAAGGCGACCTCGAATAA
- a CDS encoding 30S ribosomal protein S3, with the protein MADEHQFIEDGLQRSQIDEFFAEELGRAGYGGMDVAKTPMGTQIVLKAEKPGMVIGKGGKNIRKITRELGERFNLDDPQIDVQEVDEPDLNARIVADRLANALERGWYFRKAGHTTIDRIMDSGALGAEIVLSGKVTGARSRVEKFNRGYIKHNGEPAQTIVDHGQGVAVMKLGTIGVDVKIIPPGADLPDDFQIEEGANPEELVPDAVEANEAADLIEEPSEDELEELRADEAEESPEPGEADVDEEVVEEVIEDESEADADESEPESVEEELDELEEEVEAEAEELLEEMESEEQGSSESSSGDEPREDEETDEEAEE; encoded by the coding sequence ATGGCAGACGAACATCAGTTCATCGAAGACGGGCTTCAGCGCTCGCAGATAGACGAGTTCTTCGCGGAAGAACTCGGCCGAGCGGGCTACGGCGGCATGGACGTCGCCAAGACGCCGATGGGGACCCAGATCGTCCTCAAGGCCGAAAAGCCCGGTATGGTCATCGGAAAGGGCGGGAAGAACATCCGGAAGATCACCCGAGAACTCGGTGAGCGGTTCAACCTCGACGACCCGCAGATCGACGTTCAAGAGGTCGACGAACCGGACCTGAACGCTCGTATCGTCGCGGATCGACTCGCCAACGCGCTCGAACGCGGATGGTACTTCCGCAAGGCGGGTCACACGACCATCGACCGAATCATGGACTCCGGCGCACTCGGCGCCGAAATCGTCCTCTCCGGGAAGGTCACTGGTGCACGCTCGCGCGTTGAGAAGTTCAACCGCGGCTACATCAAGCACAACGGCGAACCCGCCCAGACCATCGTGGACCACGGGCAGGGCGTCGCGGTGATGAAACTCGGCACCATCGGTGTCGACGTAAAGATCATCCCGCCGGGAGCGGACCTGCCGGACGACTTCCAGATCGAAGAGGGTGCGAACCCCGAAGAACTCGTTCCCGATGCCGTCGAGGCCAACGAGGCCGCCGACCTCATCGAGGAACCGAGCGAGGACGAACTCGAAGAACTTCGCGCCGACGAGGCCGAGGAATCGCCGGAACCCGGCGAGGCCGACGTCGACGAAGAGGTCGTCGAGGAAGTCATCGAGGACGAGTCCGAAGCTGACGCCGACGAATCCGAACCCGAGTCCGTCGAGGAAGAACTCGACGAACTCGAAGAGGAAGTCGAGGCGGAAGCCGAGGAACTCCTCGAAGAAATGGAAAGCGAGGAGCAGGGCTCCTCGGAAAGTTCGAGCGGTGACGAACCGCGAGAAGACGAAGAGACGGACGAGGAGGCTGAAGAATAA
- a CDS encoding 30S ribosomal protein S17, producing the protein MALGLNVSEPEGTCSHEDCPFHGSLSVRGQIIEGEVASTDMDKTVVVEREYDVTVPKYDRQMKRRSRVPAHAPECMTLEVGDTVRIAETRPLSKTKSHVVVENLTEEGDD; encoded by the coding sequence ATGGCGTTAGGATTGAATGTATCAGAACCGGAGGGGACCTGCTCCCACGAGGACTGCCCGTTCCACGGATCGCTTTCCGTGCGCGGACAGATCATCGAGGGCGAAGTCGCCTCCACTGACATGGACAAAACCGTTGTCGTCGAGCGAGAGTACGACGTTACAGTGCCGAAATACGATCGGCAGATGAAGCGTCGCTCCCGCGTTCCGGCTCACGCGCCGGAGTGCATGACGCTCGAAGTTGGCGACACGGTTCGTATCGCAGAAACCCGACCGCTCTCGAAGACGAAATCACACGTCGTCGTCGAGAACCTGACCGAGGAGGGTGACGACTGA
- a CDS encoding 30S ribosomal protein S14 — MSESENDSTGEHSTKRTGQLETCQRCGRKQGLVGKYDINLCRQCFREIARDMGFRKYR; from the coding sequence ATGAGCGAAAGTGAGAACGACTCGACCGGCGAGCATTCGACCAAGCGCACTGGCCAACTCGAAACGTGCCAACGATGTGGTCGAAAGCAGGGACTGGTCGGAAAGTACGATATCAATCTGTGTCGCCAGTGCTTCCGCGAAATCGCACGCGACATGGGATTCAGGAAGTACCGATAA
- the rpmD gene encoding 50S ribosomal protein L30, with protein MEAVVQIRGEVNMDQDVRDTLSMLNIHKVNHCALVPESETYRGMITKVNDFVAHGEPDQDVLETVLSKRAQPLEGSDDVDDEWIAENTDYDDIADLAGALLDDETTLREQGLTPVLRLHPPRGGHEGIKHPTKEGGQLGKHTTEEISTLLEAMR; from the coding sequence ATGGAAGCAGTCGTCCAGATTCGCGGCGAGGTCAACATGGACCAGGACGTCCGTGACACCCTCTCGATGCTCAACATCCACAAGGTGAACCACTGTGCGCTGGTCCCGGAATCCGAGACCTACCGCGGCATGATCACCAAGGTCAACGACTTCGTTGCCCACGGGGAACCCGACCAGGACGTTCTGGAGACGGTTCTCTCGAAGCGAGCACAGCCGCTCGAAGGCAGCGACGACGTGGACGACGAGTGGATCGCAGAGAACACCGACTACGACGACATTGCCGACCTCGCGGGCGCGCTCCTCGACGACGAGACGACGCTCCGCGAGCAGGGCCTGACGCCGGTCCTCCGACTTCACCCACCGCGCGGTGGACACGAGGGCATCAAACACCCCACGAAAGAGGGTGGCCAGCTCGGCAAACACACGACCGAGGAGATCAGCACGCTCCTCGAGGCGATGCGATAA
- a CDS encoding 50S ribosomal protein L32e, producing MADEPEGIEDISGVGESKAESLREAGYESVEDIKAASQDDLSEVDGIGNALAARIKADVGGLEVEEETEAEIEEEEPEAEEEPAEDVETELQPRGLTEKTPELDDEEARLLEQRRRVGKPQFNRQDYHKKKRTPESWRKPRGNLSKQRRGIKGKGDMVQAGYRTPKSVRGKHPSGFEEVRVHNVDDLDGVDGDVEAVRIASKVGARKRERIEEVAEEEGIRVLNPTYVEVEVEE from the coding sequence ATGGCAGACGAACCAGAAGGAATCGAAGATATCAGCGGTGTCGGCGAGAGCAAGGCCGAGTCGCTCCGTGAGGCAGGCTACGAGTCCGTCGAGGACATCAAGGCGGCCAGTCAGGACGACCTCTCGGAAGTCGACGGCATCGGCAACGCGCTCGCTGCCCGTATCAAGGCGGACGTCGGTGGCCTCGAAGTCGAAGAGGAGACCGAAGCCGAGATCGAAGAGGAAGAACCGGAGGCCGAGGAAGAACCGGCCGAAGACGTCGAAACCGAACTGCAGCCGCGCGGGCTGACCGAGAAGACGCCCGAACTCGACGACGAGGAAGCGCGACTTCTCGAACAGCGACGACGCGTCGGCAAACCGCAGTTCAATCGACAGGACTACCACAAGAAAAAGCGCACGCCGGAATCGTGGCGCAAGCCCCGCGGAAACCTCAGCAAGCAGCGCCGAGGTATCAAGGGCAAGGGCGACATGGTTCAGGCTGGCTACCGCACGCCGAAGTCCGTTCGGGGCAAGCACCCGAGCGGCTTCGAGGAAGTTCGCGTTCACAACGTCGACGACCTCGACGGCGTGGACGGCGACGTCGAAGCGGTCCGAATCGCCTCGAAAGTCGGCGCTCGCAAGCGCGAGCGTATCGAGGAAGTCGCTGAAGAAGAAGGCATTCGCGTTCTCAATCCGACCTACGTCGAAGTGGAGGTAGAAGAATGA
- a CDS encoding 50S ribosomal protein L6 encodes MPRVEIEIPDEVSADVDHLDVTIEGPEGSVTRRLWYPDVSVTVEDDAVVVESDATDAKTKATMGTFESHVRNMIHGVSEEWEYKMEVFYSHFPMQVRSEGDEVVIENFLGEKAPRRTGVHGDTVVEVNDEELFLRGPSIEDVGQTAADIEQLTRVSGKDTRVFQDGVYITEKPSTGGA; translated from the coding sequence ATGCCACGAGTAGAAATAGAAATCCCGGACGAGGTGTCCGCCGATGTGGACCACCTCGACGTGACCATCGAAGGGCCGGAAGGGTCCGTCACGCGACGGCTCTGGTACCCGGACGTGAGTGTCACTGTCGAGGACGACGCAGTGGTCGTAGAGAGCGACGCCACCGACGCCAAAACGAAGGCGACGATGGGCACGTTCGAGAGCCACGTGCGAAACATGATCCACGGCGTCAGCGAGGAGTGGGAGTACAAGATGGAAGTCTTCTACTCTCACTTCCCGATGCAGGTACGTTCCGAGGGCGACGAAGTCGTCATCGAGAACTTCCTCGGTGAGAAAGCGCCGCGACGAACGGGTGTCCACGGGGACACCGTCGTCGAGGTCAACGACGAGGAACTGTTCCTGCGCGGCCCGAGCATCGAGGATGTCGGCCAGACCGCCGCAGACATCGAACAACTCACCCGCGTGTCGGGCAAAGACACGCGCGTATTCCAAGACGGCGTTTACATTACGGAAAAGCCGTCCACGGGAGGTGCCTGA
- a CDS encoding 50S ribosomal protein L5 encodes MSEAEFHEMREPKVEKVVVHMGVGEGGRELANAEEILEDVTEQQSVRTLAKSTLPDFGIRQGDPIGAKVTLRGEDAHDFLETALPLVSLSSNQFDDTGNFSFGIDEHTEFPSQEYDPNVGIYGLDVTVNLVRPGYRVAKRDKVTRKIPSNHRLTAEDALAFLQANFDVEVDE; translated from the coding sequence ATGAGCGAAGCCGAATTCCACGAGATGCGAGAGCCGAAAGTGGAGAAGGTCGTCGTCCACATGGGCGTCGGCGAAGGTGGTCGCGAACTCGCCAACGCCGAGGAGATCCTCGAAGACGTGACGGAACAACAGAGCGTCCGCACGTTGGCGAAGTCCACGCTCCCCGACTTCGGCATCCGTCAGGGTGACCCCATCGGTGCGAAGGTGACGCTCCGTGGCGAGGACGCACACGACTTCCTCGAAACGGCGCTCCCGCTCGTCAGCCTCTCGTCGAACCAGTTCGACGACACTGGCAACTTCAGCTTCGGTATCGACGAGCACACCGAGTTCCCGAGTCAGGAGTACGACCCGAACGTCGGAATCTACGGGCTTGACGTCACCGTCAACCTCGTTCGACCGGGCTACCGCGTCGCCAAGCGCGACAAGGTCACCCGCAAGATTCCGTCGAACCACCGTCTGACGGCCGAGGACGCGCTCGCGTTCCTGCAGGCCAACTTCGACGTTGAGGTGGATGAATGA
- the secY gene encoding preprotein translocase subunit SecY has product MGWKETAEPVLTRMPAVQRPEGHIPFKRKLMWTGGVLLLYFFLTNVYLYGADQSADIFGNFRSLLAGGQGTVLHLGIGPIVTASIVLQLLGGADLLGLDTSDPRDQVLYQGLQKLLVVVMICLTGLPMVFVGGFLPANEAVAQNLGIGTFGVQWLIFAQIFVGAILVLFMDEIVSKWGVGSGIGLFIVAGVSQRLIGGLISPQGIGSTVGVIPQWISIITGSAQNVPSLLTSGGIQYMLFGGGQLLALATTILIFVIVVYAESVRVEIPLSHARVKGARGRFPVKLIYASVLPMILVRALQANIQFLGRILNSQLGGLPAWLGTYNQYGSPTGGLFYYFAPIHRPQDWMWWAGGAGGHAAWEVLLRVAIDLGFMVVGGAIFAIFWVETADMGPESTAKQIQNSGMQIPGFRQNTGVIEKVMERYIPQVTVLGGALVGLLAVMANMLGTIGGTSGTSLLLAVSITYKLYEEIAEEQLMEMHPMMREMFGG; this is encoded by the coding sequence ATGGGTTGGAAAGAGACTGCTGAACCAGTCCTCACACGGATGCCTGCCGTCCAGCGCCCGGAGGGTCACATACCCTTCAAGCGCAAGCTAATGTGGACGGGAGGCGTGTTGCTGCTGTATTTCTTCCTGACGAACGTCTACCTCTACGGAGCGGACCAAAGTGCTGATATCTTCGGCAACTTCCGGTCGCTCCTCGCCGGTGGACAGGGAACCGTCCTACACCTCGGTATCGGACCGATAGTCACCGCGAGCATCGTCTTGCAGTTGCTCGGCGGTGCCGACCTGTTGGGACTGGACACCAGCGACCCCCGCGACCAGGTGCTCTATCAGGGCCTCCAGAAGCTGCTGGTCGTCGTGATGATCTGTCTCACCGGTCTCCCGATGGTCTTCGTCGGCGGCTTCCTTCCGGCCAACGAAGCCGTCGCACAGAACCTCGGTATCGGTACGTTTGGCGTCCAGTGGCTCATCTTCGCCCAGATCTTCGTCGGTGCGATTCTCGTCCTGTTCATGGACGAAATCGTCAGCAAGTGGGGCGTCGGGAGCGGTATCGGGCTGTTCATCGTCGCCGGTGTCAGCCAGCGCCTCATCGGGGGTCTCATCTCGCCGCAGGGCATCGGCTCTACCGTCGGTGTCATTCCGCAGTGGATCAGCATCATCACCGGAAGCGCACAAAACGTCCCGTCCCTGCTCACGTCGGGCGGGATTCAGTACATGCTGTTCGGCGGCGGCCAACTGCTTGCCCTCGCCACGACGATACTCATCTTCGTCATCGTCGTGTACGCGGAGAGCGTGCGGGTCGAGATTCCGCTGAGCCACGCACGGGTGAAAGGTGCCCGTGGTCGCTTCCCCGTGAAGCTCATCTACGCGAGCGTCCTGCCGATGATCCTCGTCCGCGCCCTGCAGGCGAACATCCAGTTCCTCGGGCGCATCCTGAACAGCCAGCTCGGGGGTCTACCGGCGTGGCTCGGCACGTACAACCAGTACGGCAGTCCCACCGGTGGATTGTTCTACTACTTCGCGCCCATCCACAGACCGCAGGATTGGATGTGGTGGGCGGGCGGCGCTGGCGGTCACGCGGCGTGGGAGGTCCTGCTCCGCGTCGCCATCGACCTCGGCTTCATGGTTGTCGGCGGGGCCATCTTCGCCATCTTCTGGGTGGAGACGGCCGACATGGGTCCCGAATCGACCGCGAAACAGATTCAGAACTCCGGGATGCAGATTCCCGGCTTCCGCCAGAACACCGGCGTCATCGAGAAGGTGATGGAGCGGTACATCCCGCAAGTCACCGTCCTCGGCGGCGCGCTGGTCGGCCTGCTGGCCGTCATGGCGAACATGCTCGGAACCATCGGTGGCACCTCCGGGACGTCGCTGCTGCTCGCCGTCTCCATCACGTACAAGCTGTACGAGGAGATCGCAGAGGAGCAGCTGATGGAGATGCACCCGATGATGCGCGAGATGTTCGGCGGATAG
- a CDS encoding 50S ribosomal protein L18: protein MATGPRYKVPMRRRREVRTDYHQRLRLLKSGKPRLVARKSNQHVRAQLVTMGPDGDNTVASAYSGDLEEYGWEAPTGNLPSAYLTGYLLGKRALDADYEEAVLDIGLNTATPGSKAFAVQEGAIDAGLDIPHNESVMADWSRNRGEHIADYAEQLDEPLYSGDFDATELPEHFDEVLSNLQEDE from the coding sequence ATGGCAACTGGACCACGATACAAGGTGCCGATGCGCCGCCGCCGTGAGGTCCGGACTGACTACCATCAAAGGTTGCGCCTGCTGAAATCGGGCAAGCCACGTCTGGTCGCTCGGAAGAGCAATCAGCATGTCAGGGCACAGCTGGTCACGATGGGTCCCGACGGCGACAACACAGTTGCGAGTGCGTACTCCGGCGATCTGGAGGAGTACGGCTGGGAAGCCCCCACGGGCAACCTCCCCAGCGCGTACCTCACCGGATATCTGCTCGGCAAACGCGCACTCGACGCTGACTACGAGGAGGCAGTCCTCGACATCGGTCTGAACACGGCGACGCCCGGCAGCAAGGCGTTCGCAGTACAGGAAGGTGCAATCGACGCTGGCCTCGACATCCCGCACAACGAAAGCGTGATGGCGGACTGGTCGCGCAACCGCGGCGAGCACATCGCCGACTACGCTGAACAGCTGGACGAGCCGCTGTACAGCGGGGATTTCGACGCCACAGAACTACCCGAGCACTTCGACGAAGTGCTCTCGAACCTGCAGGAGGACGAATAA
- a CDS encoding 30S ribosomal protein S5 yields the protein MSNRNGWQPQTRLGRKVAEGDIETMEEALNSGLPLKEPELVDQLLPGLEDEVLDINMVQRMTDSGRRVKFRCVCAIGNRDGFVGYAEGRDDQVGGAIQKAIDIAKLNIIDVPRGAGSWEDRSDRPHSLTHRTTGKAGSVEVELIPAPAGLGLAATDTVRKILELAGVENAWTKSHGNTRTTLNLAKATYNALENASQARGPRARPDEEPEVAD from the coding sequence ATGAGTAACAGAAACGGCTGGCAACCCCAGACCCGTCTCGGCCGCAAGGTCGCCGAGGGCGACATCGAGACGATGGAGGAAGCGCTGAACTCCGGGCTTCCGCTCAAGGAACCGGAGCTCGTCGACCAGCTCCTCCCCGGCCTCGAAGACGAAGTGCTGGACATCAACATGGTCCAGCGCATGACCGACTCCGGTCGGCGGGTGAAGTTCCGCTGCGTCTGTGCTATCGGCAACCGCGACGGCTTCGTCGGCTACGCGGAAGGCCGAGACGATCAGGTCGGTGGTGCCATCCAGAAGGCTATCGACATCGCAAAGCTGAACATCATCGACGTTCCCCGCGGCGCAGGGTCGTGGGAGGACCGAAGCGACCGACCGCACTCGCTCACCCACCGGACGACCGGCAAGGCGGGCAGTGTGGAAGTCGAACTCATCCCGGCACCCGCCGGACTGGGACTTGCGGCGACCGACACCGTCCGCAAAATCCTCGAACTCGCGGGCGTCGAGAACGCGTGGACGAAGAGCCACGGCAACACGCGAACGACTCTCAACCTCGCCAAGGCGACGTACAACGCGCTGGAGAACGCCTCCCAGGCGCGCGGCCCGCGGGCCCGTCCCGACGAGGAACCGGAGGTGGCTGACTGA
- a CDS encoding 30S ribosomal protein S8 yields MAGNDPLSNALSGVDNAEGVGHLSHTVQPASNEIGSVLEVFYDHGYIDGFDFVDDGKAGRFEIELKGAINECGAVKPRYSVGKDDFEKWEKRFLPARDYGALVVTTSHGVMSHYEAREKGIGGQVIAYVY; encoded by the coding sequence ATGGCAGGAAACGACCCCCTCAGCAACGCACTCTCCGGCGTGGACAACGCCGAAGGTGTCGGTCATCTGTCCCACACGGTACAGCCCGCCTCGAACGAGATCGGCAGCGTGCTCGAGGTCTTCTACGACCACGGGTACATCGACGGCTTCGACTTCGTCGACGACGGTAAAGCCGGTCGCTTCGAGATCGAACTAAAAGGCGCTATCAACGAATGTGGCGCGGTCAAGCCCCGCTATTCGGTGGGCAAAGACGACTTCGAGAAGTGGGAGAAGCGGTTCCTCCCCGCCCGAGACTACGGGGCACTCGTCGTCACGACCAGCCACGGCGTCATGAGCCACTACGAGGCCCGCGAGAAGGGAATCGGTGGCCAAGTCATCGCATACGTCTACTAG
- a CDS encoding ribonuclease P protein component 1, which yields MPLTPETLTKHELVGLHVRVVSAANPSLEAIEGRVVSETMRTLTVESASRSWQVPKQGTTFEFELTNEAAAPCKGAGTASELPAETAGGRSGQSGGVSGSHPGTRRHSDDGEGVAYVTVDGTNLLSRPALRTETGGNSKWR from the coding sequence ATGCCACTGACACCCGAGACGCTCACGAAACACGAACTCGTCGGCCTGCACGTGCGGGTCGTTTCGGCGGCGAATCCGTCCCTCGAAGCCATCGAAGGGCGGGTCGTTTCCGAGACGATGCGTACGCTTACCGTCGAGTCCGCGTCTCGGTCGTGGCAGGTACCGAAGCAGGGCACGACGTTCGAATTCGAACTCACAAATGAAGCCGCCGCACCCTGTAAAGGGGCGGGGACCGCGTCCGAACTGCCAGCGGAAACTGCCGGAGGTCGCTCCGGTCAGTCTGGTGGTGTCTCCGGGAGTCATCCGGGGACTCGTCGGCATTCCGACGACGGCGAGGGCGTGGCTTACGTTACGGTGGATGGCACGAATTTGCTCTCACGACCCGCATTGCGTACCGAAACTGGAGGTAATTCGAAATGGCGTTAG